The Hymenobacter sp. DG01 genome has a segment encoding these proteins:
- a CDS encoding PH domain-containing protein, with translation MGLLDAILGNAAETDAQEIQLELSQLLAPGEVVRNAYAVIRDLLVFTSKRLILVDKQGVTGKKREYLSIPYRSIERFSMETTGHFDLDAEIKIWVRGQTEPISKNFRNDKNIHDVYRALSEFAL, from the coding sequence ATGGGACTTCTCGATGCCATTCTGGGCAACGCGGCCGAAACCGATGCCCAGGAAATTCAACTCGAACTAAGCCAGCTACTGGCTCCCGGCGAGGTAGTGCGCAATGCCTACGCCGTTATCCGCGACCTGCTGGTGTTTACCAGCAAGCGCCTGATTCTGGTGGACAAGCAGGGCGTAACGGGCAAGAAGCGCGAATACCTGAGCATTCCGTACCGCAGCATCGAGCGGTTTTCGATGGAAACTACCGGCCACTTCGACCTGGATGCGGAAATAAAAATCTGGGTGCGGGGCCAGACGGAGCCCATCAGCAAGAACTTCCGCAACGACAAGAACATCCACGACGTGTACCGGGCCCTGAGCGAGTTTGCGCTGTAA